The proteins below come from a single Pandoraea apista genomic window:
- the ftsY gene encoding signal recognition particle-docking protein FtsY — protein sequence MFSFFKRFKSGGNKAAETSPESPESVESAALPETPESSVTPVESTAPKAEAAQAQPATVAPTAPTPPAATAATAPAAPTAPAAPAVVAQPASAAPVEAPRAPANPVENTAHSEPAPAHVPKLDAQAPLAAPDVPQVAPEPVAPAEPAPPAPAPVVVKDSHGEAIGEIVAAPAPAPAAKRSWLTRLKAGLSKTSAGLTGIFVGVKVDENLFEELEDALLMSDAGVEATRFLIEALRKKVKSERLTEGEQVKRALHDLLIDLLRPLEQSLVLGRDAPMVVMIAGVNGAGKTTSIGKLAKHFQHYNQSVLLAAGDTFRAAAREQLTIWGERNNVAVVSQESGDPAAVVFDAVNAARARKIDIVMADTAGRLPTQLHLMEELKKIKRVLAKAADGAPHEVLLVIDANTGQNALTQVKAFDDALQLTGLIVTKLDGTAKGGILAAIARQRPVPVYFIGVGEKVEDLQPFSAREFADALLG from the coding sequence ATGTTCAGCTTCTTCAAGCGCTTCAAGTCGGGCGGTAACAAGGCCGCCGAGACGAGCCCCGAATCGCCAGAATCCGTCGAATCGGCAGCATTGCCGGAAACGCCAGAATCGTCGGTCACGCCGGTGGAAAGCACGGCCCCGAAGGCCGAGGCCGCGCAGGCCCAGCCCGCCACGGTTGCGCCAACGGCTCCGACACCGCCGGCCGCCACAGCCGCTACCGCACCCGCAGCCCCCACGGCTCCCGCCGCGCCGGCGGTCGTTGCACAGCCTGCCTCCGCCGCACCAGTGGAGGCCCCGCGTGCGCCCGCCAACCCGGTTGAAAATACAGCACATTCCGAGCCGGCTCCGGCACATGTCCCAAAACTCGACGCGCAGGCACCGCTCGCGGCCCCCGACGTTCCGCAAGTCGCGCCCGAGCCGGTAGCACCTGCCGAACCAGCGCCCCCGGCCCCGGCACCTGTCGTTGTAAAGGATTCGCACGGCGAAGCCATCGGCGAGATCGTCGCTGCGCCCGCACCGGCACCCGCCGCGAAACGGTCGTGGCTCACACGTCTGAAGGCCGGACTGTCGAAGACGAGCGCAGGCCTCACCGGCATTTTCGTCGGCGTGAAGGTCGACGAAAACCTGTTCGAAGAACTCGAAGACGCGTTGCTGATGAGCGATGCCGGCGTCGAAGCCACCAGGTTCCTCATCGAGGCGCTGCGCAAGAAGGTCAAGTCCGAACGGCTGACCGAAGGCGAGCAGGTCAAGCGCGCACTTCACGATCTGTTGATCGATTTGCTCCGGCCGCTTGAGCAAAGCCTCGTGCTCGGTCGCGACGCGCCGATGGTCGTGATGATCGCAGGCGTGAACGGTGCCGGAAAGACGACAAGCATTGGCAAGCTCGCCAAACACTTCCAGCACTACAACCAGTCCGTGCTGCTCGCCGCAGGTGACACTTTCCGTGCGGCTGCCCGCGAGCAACTGACGATCTGGGGCGAGCGCAACAACGTCGCCGTTGTCTCGCAAGAGAGCGGAGACCCTGCCGCTGTCGTATTCGACGCCGTGAATGCCGCGCGCGCCCGCAAGATCGACATCGTGATGGCAGACACGGCCGGCCGGTTGCCGACACAGTTGCATCTGATGGAGGAGTTGAAGAAGATCAAGCGCGTGCTGGCCAAGGCCGCCGACGGCGCGCCGCACGAAGTGCTGCTCGTGATCGACGCCAATACGGGGCAAAACGCCCTCACACAGGTCAAGGCATTCGACGACGCGCTGCAACTCACCGGCCTCATCGTCACGAAGCTCGACGGCACGGCCAAAGGCGGCATTCTCGCCGCGATCGCGCGGCAACGTCCGGTACCGGTGTACTTCATCGGCGTGGGGGAAAAGGTCGAAGACCTGCAACCATTCTCGGCCCGCGAGTTCGCAGACGCCCTGCTGGGATAA
- a CDS encoding M16 family metallopeptidase, whose translation MTGTMRWRHALVGLTLAGVMSLSHAADTTGSKTTDNTSEFTLSNGLRLIVREDHRAPTVAHVVWYRAGSLDEFNGTTGVAHALEHMMFKGTRTVGPGQFSRQVAALGGRENAFTSKDYTGYFEQTEKSRLPEMMRLEADRMANLSLTADEFAKEIQVVMEERRLRTDDQPRALLYEQLMATALIANPYRRPIVGWMDDLQHMTVQDTRDWYERWYAPNNAVVVVSGDVDPAQVKQLAEKYYGPLKQRALPERRPQTEPAQLGVRRIFVKAPAENPHVMLAWRAPRLADIEKDDDVYALQVLAAVLDGYGNARLTSRLVREQRIANDVGAGYDGVGRGPQFFILDGTPAQGKTPEQIEKALRAQVADIAAHGVTEAELGRVKAQVVASQIYKRDSVFGQAMEIGLNEMSGISWRKIDRMLEKVKAVTPAQVQAVAGKYFGDESLTVATLVPQPIDEATRKRRAQGSEDLKNMR comes from the coding sequence ATGACGGGAACCATGCGCTGGCGACATGCCTTGGTCGGACTGACCTTGGCCGGTGTGATGAGCCTGAGCCACGCTGCGGACACTACGGGCAGCAAAACTACGGACAACACTTCGGAATTCACGCTATCGAACGGCCTGAGGCTGATCGTGCGCGAAGATCATCGGGCGCCGACGGTCGCCCACGTGGTCTGGTACCGCGCCGGCTCGCTCGACGAGTTCAATGGCACGACGGGGGTGGCCCACGCGCTCGAACACATGATGTTCAAGGGCACCAGAACGGTCGGGCCGGGACAGTTTTCGCGTCAGGTCGCAGCCCTTGGCGGTCGCGAGAATGCGTTCACCAGCAAGGACTACACGGGCTATTTCGAGCAGACGGAGAAGTCGCGTTTGCCTGAGATGATGCGTCTCGAAGCCGATCGCATGGCCAACCTGTCGCTTACGGCCGACGAGTTTGCCAAAGAGATTCAGGTGGTCATGGAAGAGCGCCGTCTTCGCACGGACGACCAGCCGCGCGCATTGCTCTACGAGCAGTTGATGGCCACGGCGCTTATCGCCAATCCGTATCGCCGCCCGATCGTCGGCTGGATGGACGACCTGCAGCACATGACCGTGCAGGATACGCGCGACTGGTACGAGCGTTGGTACGCACCGAACAACGCCGTGGTGGTCGTGAGCGGCGATGTGGACCCGGCGCAGGTCAAGCAACTTGCCGAGAAGTACTACGGCCCGCTCAAGCAGCGTGCGTTGCCGGAGCGCCGTCCGCAGACCGAGCCGGCACAACTGGGTGTGCGCCGGATATTCGTGAAGGCACCCGCCGAGAATCCGCATGTGATGCTTGCGTGGCGCGCGCCGCGTCTGGCCGACATCGAGAAGGATGACGACGTGTATGCGCTGCAAGTGCTCGCCGCCGTACTCGACGGTTACGGCAATGCGCGTCTGACGAGTCGTCTGGTTCGCGAGCAGCGCATCGCCAACGATGTCGGTGCCGGATACGACGGCGTGGGCCGGGGTCCGCAGTTCTTCATTCTCGATGGCACGCCCGCACAGGGCAAGACACCCGAGCAGATCGAGAAAGCGTTGCGTGCGCAGGTGGCCGACATTGCCGCGCACGGCGTGACGGAGGCCGAGCTGGGGCGTGTGAAGGCGCAGGTGGTGGCTTCGCAGATCTACAAGCGCGACTCGGTGTTCGGTCAGGCGATGGAAATCGGGCTGAACGAAATGTCGGGCATTTCGTGGCGGAAGATCGATCGCATGCTTGAAAAGGTGAAGGCGGTGACGCCTGCGCAGGTGCAGGCGGTGGCTGGCAAGTACTTCGGCGACGAGTCTCTGACCGTGGCAACGCTGGTGCCGCAGCCGATCGACGAAGCGACACGCAAGCGCCGCGCCCAAGGGTCGGAAGACCTGAAGAACATGCGCTGA
- a CDS encoding LysE/ArgO family amino acid transporter, with translation MLDPAFWRGMALGASLIMAIGAQNAFVLRQGILKRHVGVVVAVCAICDMVLIAAGVAGMGGLIAAYPRFLTAVTWGGAAFLFWYGLRAWRAAFRGAGALQADGSRAATQDMTWQRAFVLVLMLSLLNPHVYLDTVILLGGIGARETPPGNVWFAAGAMTASVLWFTVLGYGARLLAPLFARARAWQILDGVVGTMMWGLCAGLVAQQL, from the coding sequence ATGCTCGACCCGGCTTTCTGGCGGGGCATGGCGCTTGGCGCCAGCCTCATCATGGCGATCGGTGCGCAGAACGCGTTTGTGCTACGGCAGGGCATTCTGAAGCGTCACGTGGGCGTGGTCGTGGCCGTGTGCGCCATTTGCGACATGGTGCTGATCGCGGCAGGCGTTGCCGGAATGGGCGGCCTCATCGCCGCGTATCCGCGCTTTCTTACGGCGGTTACGTGGGGTGGTGCGGCGTTCCTGTTCTGGTATGGCCTGCGCGCCTGGCGTGCGGCGTTTCGCGGCGCTGGCGCGTTGCAGGCCGACGGCAGCCGCGCCGCCACGCAGGACATGACCTGGCAACGCGCGTTCGTCCTGGTGCTGATGCTCTCGCTGCTCAATCCCCACGTCTATCTCGACACGGTGATTCTGCTCGGCGGTATTGGGGCGCGAGAAACGCCGCCGGGCAATGTCTGGTTCGCAGCAGGCGCGATGACCGCGTCAGTGCTGTGGTTCACCGTGCTTGGCTACGGTGCCCGATTGCTTGCGCCGCTGTTCGCGCGCGCACGGGCATGGCAGATCCTCGACGGCGTAGTCGGCACGATGATGTGGGGGCTCTGCGCAGGGCTCGTCGCCCAGCAGTTGTAG